TATTCCACGATGATCCCTCTCCGTTTATCATGGAACTTCCCCCATACCGCAGCCCGACTCTCAAGGCTGCAGCCCTGCACATGTGGCAACGGGGAAAAGAGTACCTGCAGCGGGCAGGTATTGTAATCTTTGGCGGAGTTCTCGTTGTATGGGTTCTGGCAAGTCTGCCATTTGGCGTTGAATACGGATCTGCAGACAGTTTAGCAGGAGTTCTCGGACACCTGGCCGAACCCATCTTCGCCCCGCTTGGATTTACATGGCAACTCGTCGTCGCCCTGATATTTGGTTTCATCGCAAAAGAAGTGGTTGTTGGATCTCTTGGAACACTTTACGGTGGAGAAGATTCCCTTGCAGGTTCTCTTGCAGCAGATCCGTCACTCGGTCCGGTGGTTGCTCTTGCATACATGGTCTTTGTACTCCTCTATCTCCCCTGTGTTGCGACCCTTGGAGTTATTAAACAGGAGATGGGCTCCTGGAAATGGACAGGAATCGCTTTGGGATGGGGAATTCTGGTTGCATTCATACTGGCATGGGTAACCCGGATTGTCGGATCACTCATCATAGGAGCATAATATGTCAATCAACAAACTTCCACACAAAAACCTGTATGCCTGGACTGTTGTTCTCACAGCGGTCACCATGATAGGGGGCATACTCTCAATTATTACAGGCATCGGAATAAAAACAGCAATTCCTGCAACACCGGATATCCCGGGGGGTATAATCCTTTTTCTTCTGGGTTTGCTTCTCGCAACCGGCCTATATGAAGGAAGACATGACCATGCCCGATGGGTGCAGTTTGGATACACAGGAATCATTCTCATCCTGATATTCGGAGTCTGCACTGTGATAATATCGGGAGCAAATCTTCTCTCACTAATACTGGAGGGTGAAAAAACAGACCCTGTATCAATCCTCTATTCCGGATATATATGGGCAGCAATTCTTGCCCTGCCAATATATCCGGGGTTAAAGAAACTTCTATTCGGGTGCTCACAAGGAGGCGCCTTTTAATGAGCGAGGGACTCGAAGTTCTGGGATTCATTCACTCCCAGGGTGGTTGCATGCTCTCTGATATCTGCTCAGAGCTGAACCTTCCACTCAGTTCTGTTCATGGATGGATATCTCTGTTATGTAGCACTGGATATCTGAAACGTTGTGAAATAGAACATGGATCATGTCCATGTGAAAAGACCGGACGAAGATGTATCTCATGCAGTTGCTCATGTAAGGCATCCCAGGCAGGCCTCCCTGTCAGAATTGAGGTCACAGAACGGGGATTGGACCTGTTCAGAAGGAATAGACATGAAACAGGTAAAACGGAAATTATCCCGGACAATGGAAGACTATCTTGAGGCAATCTTTGTCTTAAGTCAAAGTCGTAGATACGCACGAACCAGCGAAATAGCAAAAGATCTTCATGTTTAACCTTCTTCTGTTGTTGAGATGATTGGCAGGATCGCTGTCCTAAACGTATGGTGTGGAAACGGTATGAAGGGGTTTACCTGACTCCTGAAGGCCGGGTCCACGGGGAAATTATTCATAAACCCAGTCTCCTGTTTAAACCCACTTTCTCTTTCAATATACCACTTCTAACAGTTTTTCGCTGAATTTACCAGAAAGGATATAATGCCTTCATTCTAACGCTTTTTATCATGGATGTAGCACTTATTTCATCAATGTTTGAAGGATTACCAAGGCAGGGACCGGGCCTTGATGAAGCCACGGCTTTTGCCTGGGCGTTCATCCCGCCTGATCACAAAAAGGGAAAACTCCTGGATATCGGGTGTGGATCCGGTATGCAGACCCTTATGTTGGCAAAAATCGGGCCTGATTGCCAGATCACAGCATCAGATCTTCATCAACCATTTCTGGATGATCTCACAAGCAGGGCAAAAAAAGCTGGTCTTAATGATAGAATTACTACACTCAAGGCTTCTATGGATAATCTTCCATTCCCGGAAAGTTCGTACGATGTTATCTGGGCAGAAGGTTCGACATTTATTATCGGTATTGAACCAGCTCTTCACTACTGGAAAAAATTTTTGAAACCTGATAGATACTTAGTCTTCTCTGACCTTACCTGGTTTACAGATTCTCCATCAAAAGAATGCAAAGATTTTTTTGATGAAATATCACCGGGTATGCCAACTTCATCTGAAGTTGAAGACATTATCAGGGCAGAAGGATATTCACTTATAGGATCATTCAGACTCCCGGATTCTGGTTGGTGGAATCACTATTACTCTCCGTTATCAGATCGGATTGATATGTTGAAGCAGAAATATCAGGGTAATCAGGATGCTGGATTAATTATACAGGAACTTGAAAAGGAGATGGATATTCACCGGAAATATTCAAAAGAATACGGATACACGTATTTTATTTTGAAATTATCACATAAGGAGGGATAATAAGGTATTGGCCAAATGTTTTTGACAGAGGGATGTTTACTGAAAAACACCAGCCTCAATCCAATTTTTACCTATGACCGGTATTTTCCTGTATTTCTGTCAAGAGTGATCTCTTTAGATAATTTACTGATCTCACGGAAGCGTTTCTTTTCAAATCTCTTCAATCCGATATCTGCTTTTTCGCGTTCAAATGATATTTCTTTGAGGATTTTCTGGTACCTTGTAAACCGGTCATGAGACAAAACGCCATCCTCAATTGCTTTCCTGACAGCACAACCGGGCTCATTATTATGAGAACAGTCAGTAAACCTGCATCGCGTGGCATATTCTATGATATCATCAAATGTCTCTGCTACACTTTCTCCGGCAGTCCATATCCTGATCTCACGAAGTCCGGGAGTATCAATCAAAGAACTTCCATCCGGAAGAGTAAGAAGATGCCGGACTGTTGTAGTATGCCGGCCTTTTCCGTCATCCTCTCTGATTTCTCCTGTTGTCTGAAGCGTTTTTCCGGTTAGAGCATTAGTGAGGGTTGATTTTCCAACCCCTGATGAGCCGATAAAAATGACCGTTTTACCGGAATCGAAATATGGATTTAAATGATCAAGACCGGTTTTCTCTGTAGCACTCACCGGGATAACAGGGATGTCTCTGATTTCAGAGTTGATCATCTTAACCAGGGTCGGAATATCTGAACAGGTATCTGACTTATTTATGACTATCACAGGCTGGGCACCAGAACTTCTGGTTATGAGCAGGTAACGTTCCAATCGGGAAATACTCATATCAGATCCGGGTTCAGTGACGATAAAGACTGTATCAATATTTGCAGCCAGTTCCTGTTTTCCAGAATAATCACCAGCACCTCCACGGGAAAGAACGGTTCTCCTTGGCAGGATAGCAACGATCATACGGGTTGCTGATTCAGGCTGATTGAGAATCACGACAAAATCTCCAACTACCGGATACATTTTTTGTGATTTCAACGCCCCAGACAATGGAACGGATATGGCATCACCTGGAATAATCACCTCAAACCGGGTCTTTTGAACAGTACAGATCCTCCCGGGGAGATAAGGCCCCTCATATTTGACAAATAGATCTTCCCAGTGTTGGTTCCATCCAGGTAGTTCAATTGATACCGTGTTAGAATTATTAAGACTCATTTGAGAAAACAGATCTATCCCAGGGTATAACTGATTTATCTGTCATGAAATGGATTAATCTGGAGATTATAAAAAGGGAAGTTCTGGTGTATGCAGCCAATTATATATTACAACCTTCCAAGAACACCAAAGAGAATGTAGACGGCGAATAATATCAGGACAATTCCAATAACTCCCCTCAGTGCCCGACGCTGTTCAATTCTCCATTCGTTTACTCGTTCAGGTGGTAGTCCAAACAGAACAAGGATGAGAATAACAAGTAACGGGATGATAAATGCGATGTTGTAAACCAGAAGGTACACAAGAGAGTGGAAAAGATCAACGTGCAACGAAATCATCGAGATAATTGAAAGATATATCCCTCCGGTACATGGGAGTTCAAACATGCCAACCATTATTCCCAGGAGAAAAGCAGCAGGAAGGGT
The Methanospirillum lacunae genome window above contains:
- a CDS encoding helix-turn-helix domain-containing protein, whose protein sequence is MDHVHVKRPDEDVSHAVAHVRHPRQASLSELRSQNGDWTCSEGIDMKQVKRKLSRTMEDYLEAIFVLSQSRRYARTSEIAKDLHV
- a CDS encoding class I SAM-dependent methyltransferase — translated: MDVALISSMFEGLPRQGPGLDEATAFAWAFIPPDHKKGKLLDIGCGSGMQTLMLAKIGPDCQITASDLHQPFLDDLTSRAKKAGLNDRITTLKASMDNLPFPESSYDVIWAEGSTFIIGIEPALHYWKKFLKPDRYLVFSDLTWFTDSPSKECKDFFDEISPGMPTSSEVEDIIRAEGYSLIGSFRLPDSGWWNHYYSPLSDRIDMLKQKYQGNQDAGLIIQELEKEMDIHRKYSKEYGYTYFILKLSHKEG
- the rsgA gene encoding ribosome small subunit-dependent GTPase A gives rise to the protein MSLNNSNTVSIELPGWNQHWEDLFVKYEGPYLPGRICTVQKTRFEVIIPGDAISVPLSGALKSQKMYPVVGDFVVILNQPESATRMIVAILPRRTVLSRGGAGDYSGKQELAANIDTVFIVTEPGSDMSISRLERYLLITRSSGAQPVIVINKSDTCSDIPTLVKMINSEIRDIPVIPVSATEKTGLDHLNPYFDSGKTVIFIGSSGVGKSTLTNALTGKTLQTTGEIREDDGKGRHTTTVRHLLTLPDGSSLIDTPGLREIRIWTAGESVAETFDDIIEYATRCRFTDCSHNNEPGCAVRKAIEDGVLSHDRFTRYQKILKEISFEREKADIGLKRFEKKRFREISKLSKEITLDRNTGKYRS